From the Solanum stenotomum isolate F172 chromosome 4, ASM1918654v1, whole genome shotgun sequence genome, one window contains:
- the LOC125862175 gene encoding protein SABRE-like isoform X2, whose protein sequence is MLRCFQKSFTLPKVDVKFVHRVEGFMVENSITGIQLKGSKTQSIEDVGESTQLHVQLDISEIHLLKDAGTSILELSKLEIIASIYIPVEPASPIRCEIGVKLGGTRCNLIITRLNPWLRLNASKKKKMVLKEESSAREKSRSSDHKAIIWTSTISAPELTIMVYDLNGLPSCHGCSQSLHVFANNSSSADAAVQVEIVEFNLNMSDEHQECLKDLYRIEINTSLIHIAKVSLDLGRKDLDSPEDGLNCKKVLSVDFTRMSIYLTYRRLASLISAAFSFKRFLKSFSVSGKKTTTQGSKSSKPSGKGIQVIKFNLQQCSLNISGEVGLENAVVPDPKRVNYGSQGGRIVISVSADGTPRTANIISTASDELEKVKYSVSLDISHLKFCMNKEKQSTQVELGRAKSIYQEHLQDRNLGTKVTLLDMQNTKFVQRSGGLKEIAMCSLFSATDISVRWEPDAHIALVELGLQLKLLVHNQKLQDPAKEGDLKDNEQSKDSKESQQLEKQHKKRESVFAVDVEVLNISAEVGDGVELYVQVQCIFSENAQIGMLLEGIMLKFNDARIFRSSRMQISRIPKPSSSAANEKTENGTTWDWVIQALDVHICLAYRLQLRAIDDSVEDMIRALKLVTAAKTKLMFPNKEEKPKAKKPSSTKLGRVRLCIKKLIADIEEEPLQGWLDEHYQLWKNGASESAVRLNFLDELILKGGKCGSAAEGNDPLDDGKINISGEDIDVEDTKAIQKLREKIYKQSFRSYYQACQKLVQAEGSGTCNEGFQAGFKLSTARTSLFSISATELDVSVTKIEGGDAGMIEILQKLDPVCRAHSIPFSRLYGANINLCTGSLAVLIRNYTCPLFAANSGRCEGHIIMAQQATPFQPQMQQNVFIGRWRKVRLLRSLTGTTPPMKTYLDLPLHFQKAEISYGVGFEPAFTDLSYAFTVALRRAHLSIRNPTPDPPVPKKEKSLPWWDEMRSYIHGNSTLHFGETQVNVLSTADPYEKSNKLQVATGYMEIQQADGRIYAFAKDFKILLSSLDNLSKNANLKHPTGLSCTFLEAPAFSVEVLMEWGCDSGNPLNHYLFALPNEGVPREKVFDPFRSTSLSLRWNLLLRPSLPSHDSQSELPSADSQGVSSSTASGALKQDNGSVNSPTIQVGPHDLAWLIKFWNLNFIPPHKLRTFSRWPRFGVPRVPRSGNLSLDRVMTEFMFRVDSTPTCIKHVPLYDDDPAKGLTITVTKFKFEIYLGRGKQKFTFESVRDPLDLVYQGIDLHIPKAFISRDDSISVAKVVHMAKKDTQSVVLDMSTNDKPSRSGSMDRHQDDGFLLSSEYFTIRRQSPKADPERLLAWQEAGRRNIETTCVRSEVDNGSGGDEKTRSDPSDDDGYNVVIADNCQRIFVYGLKILWTLEIRDAVRSWGAGLSKAFEPSKPSPSRQYAQRKLLEESKVINSTESREDDNQRSPPSQDAGPSKSQDDNHKSPPEPEGQSKSQSEPPPSNAIKADTPQSSSTEKLGISEDSEGEGTRHFMVNVIEPQFNLHSEDANGRFLLAAVSGRVLARSFHSVISIGSEVIEQALGGGGVQVPESQPQMTWNRMELSVMLEQVQAHVAPTDVDLGAGLQWLPKIRRSSPKVKRTGALLERVFMPCDMYFRYTRHKSGTTQLKVKPLKELSFNSHNITAAMTSRQFQVMIDVLTNLLLARAPKPRKVSLSYSEGDDEDEEEEADEVVPDGVEEVELARVDLEHKARAQKLIQDDIRKLSLCTDVSADMGPAKEGDLWIISGGRSILVQKLKKDLINAKKSRKVSSASLRMALQKAAQLRLMEKEKNKSPSCAMRISLQINKVVWSMLVDGKSFGEAEINDMIYDFDRDYKDIGIVKFTIKSFVVRNCLPNAKSDMLLSAWNPPPEWGKKVMVRVDAKQGAPKEGSSTIELLQVDIYPLKIHLTESMYSMMWAYFFPEEEQDSHRRQEVWKVSTTAGAKRAKKGSSVQEAPVSSSHLTKDSQSSSYGDLSQATKNPKANASVVTPKLRRTSSFDKNWEENVAESVANELVLQMHSSSVSSSKSGSLANIEHPDESNRNKSKESKLIKSGRSNEEKKVGKAHDEKKSRPRRMREFHNIKISQVELQITYEGSRFAVGDMRLLMDTFHRVEFTGTWQRLFSRVRKHIIWGVLKSVTGMQGKKFKANNQKEAKEAGPSGVPDIDLNLSDSDGGSAEKSDPLSWPKRPADGAGDGFVTSVKGLFNTQRKKAKAFVLRTMRGEEDDLHADWSEGEADFSPFARQLTITKAKKLIRRHTKKFRPIGGKGLSSHKGSLPSSPSANATFESDSSSETSPYEQE, encoded by the exons ATGCTTCGATGTTTCCAGAAAAG CTTCACTTTACCCAAAGTGGATGTGAAGTTTGTGCACCGAGTAGAGGGTTTTATGGTTGAGAATAGCATTACGGGCATCCAACTAAAAGGCTCAAAAACTCAATCGATTGAAGATGTTGGAGAAAGCACACAACTTCATGTTCAGTTGGATATCAGTGAGATTCAT CTACTTAAAGATGCCGGCACATCAATCCTCGAGTTATCAAAACTTGAAATCATCGCTTCAATTTATATTCCAGTTGAG CCTGCTTCACCGATCAGATGTGAAATTGGTGTTAAGCTGGGAGGTACCCGGTGCAACCTCATAATTACTAGATTAAATCCTTGGCTGCGCCTTAATgcttcaaagaaaaagaagatggtACTCAAAGAAGAAAGTTCTGCTCGTGAAAAATCAAGGTCATCTGATCATAAAGCCATTATATGGACCTCCACTATTTCGGCCCCTGAATTGACTATAATGGTCTATGATCTGAATGGCTTGCCATCGTGTCAT GGTTGTTCTCAGTCATTACATGTCTTTGCCAACAATTCATCAAGTGCAGATGCAGCAGTGCAAGTGGAAATTGTTGAATTCAACCTAAACATGTCTGACGAGCATCAAGAATGCTTAAAGGATCTGTATAGGATTGAAATAAACACTTCACTAATTCATATAGCAAAAGTCAGTCTTGACTTGGGCAGGAAAGATCTGGATTCACCTGAAGACGGACTTAACTGTAAAAAAGTTCTCTCTGTTGATTTTACTCGCATGAGTATATACTTGACCTATAGGCGCCTCGCATCCCTGATATCAGCTGCTTTCTCTTTCAAGCGTTTCCTGAAGAGTTTTTCTGTTTCTGGTAAGAAAACAACTACCCAGGGATCAAAATCATCCAAGCCATCAGGAAAAGGGATTCAAGTAATAAAATTCAATCTACAACAGTGCTCTTTAAATATAAGTGGAGAGGTGGGCTTGGAAAATGCTGTTGTTCCTGACCCGAAACGGGTCAACTACGGATCTCAGGGTGGTCGTATTGTGATTAGTGTTTCAGCTGATGGTACACCCCGTACCGCAAATATAATATCAACAGCGTCGGATGAGCTAGAAAAAGTGAAGTATTCTGTGTCCCTTGATATTTCCCAcctcaaattttgtatgaacAAGGAGAAACAATCAACACAAGTGGAGCTTGGAAGAGCCAAATCTATCTATCAAGAACATTTACAAGACAGAAACCTTGGAACTAAAGTTACATTGCTTGATATGCAGAATACAAAGTTTGTGCAACGATCTGGTGGCCTCAAAGAGATTGCGATGTGCTCTCTCTTTAGTGCTACCGATATATCAGTGAGATGGGAGCCTGATGCGCATATAGCATTGGTTGAGCTGGGTTTGCAATTGAAGTTGCTCGTGCACAATCAGAAGCTTCAGGATCCTGCTAAAGAAGGAGATCTTAAAGATAACGAGCAGAGCAAAGACTCCAAGGAATCACAACAGCTGGAGAAACAGCACAAGAAAAGAGAATCGGTTTTCGCTGTTGATGTGGAAGTGCTTAATATATCTGCTGAAGTTGGAGATGGTGTTGAGCTGTATGTTCAGGTGCAGTGTATCTTTTCAGAAAATGCTCAGATAGGTATGCTTCTTGAAGGGATCATGCTCAAGTTCAATGATGCAAGAATATTCAGAAGCAGCAGGATGCAAATCTCTCGTATTCCCAAACCCTCTAGCAGTGCAGCTAATGAAAAAACTGAGAATGGCACAACATGGGATTGGGTAATTCAAGCCCTTGATGTTCATATATGCCTGGCATACAGGTTGCAGTTGCGTGCAATTGATGATTCTGTTGAGGATATGATTCGAGCTTTGAAGCTTGTAACTGCTGCAAAGACTAAACTTATGTTTCCCAATAAGGAAGAGAAACCAAAAGCTAAAAAGCCTAGTTCAACAAAACTTGGTCGAGTCAGACTCTGCATAAAGAAGCTCATAGCTGATATTGAAGAAGAACCACTACAGGGATGGCTTGATGAACATTATCAGCTATGGAAGAATGGGGCTAGCGAATCAGCTGTCAGATTAAACTTTCTTGATGAACTTATTTTGAAAGGAGGAAAATGTGGAAGTGCTGCTGAAGGAAATGATCCTCTTGATGATGGAAAGATCAATATTAGTGGAGAAGATATTGATGTAGAGGATACTAAAGCCATTCAGAAACTGCGAGAGAAGATCTACAAGCAGTCATTCAGGTCATATTACCAAGCATGCCAGAAGCTTGTTCAGGCAGAAGGATCTGGGACCTGTAATGAAGGATTTCAAGCGGGTTTCAAGCTTAGCACTGCAAGAACTtctcttttttcaatttctgcTACTGAATTAGATGTAAGCGTGACAAAAATTGAAGGAGGTGATGCAGGGATGATAGAGATTCTGCAAAAGCTCGATCCAGTATGCCGTGCACATAGCATCCCATTTTCACGATTATATGGTGCTAACATCAACTTGTGTACAGGTTCTCTTGCTGTTCTGATAAGAAACTACACATGTCCGCTATTTGCTGCTAATTCAGGCCGTTGTGAAGGCCATATTATAATGGCTCAGCAG GCAACACCCTTTCAGCCCCAAATGCAGCAAAATGTGTTCATTGGGAGATGGAGGAAGGTCCGTCTGCTTCGATCACTCACCGGGACAACTCCACCAATGAAAACATATTTGGATTTGCCCTTACATTTTCAGAAAGCAGAAATTTCATATGGAGTTGGTTTTGAACCTGCTTTTACTGATCTCAGCTATGCTTTTACTGTGGCCCTTCGTAGGGCCCATTTGAGCATCAGAAATCCAACTCCGGATCCCCCAGTACCTAAAAAGGAGAAGAGCTTGCCATGGTGGGATGAAATGAGAAGCTACATTCATGGGAACTCCACCTTACATTTTGGTGAGACTCAAGTCAATGTTCTTTCCACTGCTGATCCTTATGAAAAATCCAATAAGCTTCAGGTAGCAACTGGGTATATGGAAATCCAGCAGGCAGATGGTCGTATCTATGCTTTCGCGAAGGACTTCAAGATTCTATTAAGCAGTTTGGATAACTTGTCGAAGAATGCCAACTTAAAACATCCAACTGGCCTTTCTTGCACTTTCCTAGAAGCCCCGGCCTTTAGTGTTGAAGTGTTAATGGAATGGGGTTGTGATTCTGGAAATCCTCTAAACCATTATTTATTTGCTCTTCCAAATGAAGGTGTGCCTCGTGAAAAAGTTTTTGATCCCTTTAGATCAACGTCTCTGTCCCTACGGTGGAATCTTTTGCTTAGGCCCTCTCTTCCCTCCCATGATAGTCAGTCAGAATTACCTTCTGCGGATAGTCAAGGTGTCTCAAGCAGTACTGCCTCTGGTGCTCTCAAGCAAGATAACGGGTCAGTCAATTCCCCAACAATACAGGTTGGTCCTCATGATTTGGCATGGCTAATCAAATTTTGGAACTTAAACTTCATTCCTCCTCACAAATTGCGGACCTTTTCAAGATGGCCCCGTTTTGGAGTTCCAAGAGTTCCTAGATCTGGCAATCTGTCATTGGACAGAGTAATGACTGAATTTATGTTTAGAGTTGATTCGACACCAACATGTATAAAGCATGTGCCTTTATATGATGATGACCCAGCGAAGGGGCTGACAATTACAGTGACAaagttcaaatttgaaatttatttaggCCGGGGAAAACAAAAATTTACATTTGAGAGTGTACGCGATCCTCTTGATCTTGTGTACCAAGGAATTGACCTTCACATTCCAAAAGCATTTATCAGCAGAGATGATAGCATCAGTGTTGCAAAAGTAGTTCACATGGCTAAAAAAGATACACAGTCTGTGGTTTTGGATATGTCTACTAATGATAAACCTAGCAGGAGTGGCAGCATGGACAGACATCAAGATGATGGTTTCCTTTTATCATCCGAGTACTTCACCATCAGAAGGCAATCCCCAAAGGCTGACCCAGAAAGGTTATTGGCATGGCAAGAAGCTGGTAGAAGAAATATTGAGACGACTTGCGTTAGGTCTGAGGTCGACAATGGGAGTGGAGGTGATGAGAAAACAAGATCTGACCCAAGTGATGATGATGGATACAATGTAGTGATAGCAGATAATTGTCAACGTATCTTTGTCTATGGCCTTAAGATTTTGTGGACACTTGAAATCAGAGATGCTGTTCGGTCCTGGGGAGCTGGATTATCTAAAGCCTTTGAACCTTCAAAGCCATCTCCCTCTAGGCAATACGCCCAACGAAAGCTGCTGGAGGAGAGTAAGGTAATTAATAGCACTGAATCACGCGAAGATGATAACCAGAGGTCTCCTCCCAGTCAAGATGCAGGGCCATCAAAGAGTCAAGATGATAACCATAAATCTCCCCCAGAACCTGAAGGGCAATCAAAATCACAATCAGAACCACCTCCATCAAATGCAATCAAAGCAGACACTCCTCAGTCTAGTTCTACAG AAAAGCTTGGTATTTCTGAAGACTCTGAGGGGGAGGGCACTCGCCATTTTATGGTGAATGTCATTGAACCACAGTTCAATCTTCACTCTGAGGATGCAAAT GGTAGATTTCTGCTAGCTGCTGTGAGCGGCCGTGTTTTGGCTCGTTCATTCCATTCAGTTATTTCCATTGGTAGTGAAGTGATTGAGCAAGCTCTTGGTGGAGGAGGTGTCCAAGTTCCTGAGTCTCAACCACAAATGACATGGAATCGCATGGAGTTGTCTGTGATGTTAGAACAGGTACAGGCACATGTTGCCCCAACTGATGTAGATCTAGGGGCTGGACTGCAGTGGCTCCCTAAAATTCGTAGAAGCTCACCTAAAGTTAAACGCACTGGAGCATTACTTGAAAGAGTGTTTATGCCTTGTGATATGTATTTCCGCTACACTAGACATAAAAGTGGAACAACACAGTTGAAG GTGAAACCCTTGAAGGAACTATCATTTAATTCACATAACATAACTGCAGCAATGACATCTCGCCAATTTCAAGTTATGATAGATGTGTTGACCAATCTTCTCCTTGCTCGGGCTCCAAA GCCTCGAAAAGTTAGTTTGTCATATTCAGAAGGTGATGATGAAGACGAAGAAGAGGAGGCTGATGAAGTCGTACCTGATGGAGTGGAAGAGGTAGAATTAGCAAGAGTGGACCTTGAGCATAAAGCACGAGCACAGAAGTTGATCCAGGATGATATTAGGAAATTATCTCTTTGTACTGATGTTTCTGCGGACATGGGCCCTGCAAAGGAAGGTGATCTCTGGATTATTAGTGGTGGAAGGTCCATATTG GTGCAAAAACTGAAGAAAGATCTGATAAATGCCAAAAAATCTAGAAAAGTTTCATCTGCTTCTCTAAGAATGGCCTTACAGAAGGCGGCACAGCTACGGTTGatggagaaagaaaaaaacaaaagtccTTCTTGTGCTATGCGCATCTCTTTGCAAATTAATAAAGTGGTCTGGAGTATGCTTGTGGATGGTAAATCATTTGGTGAAGCTGAAATCAATGATATG ATATATGATTTTGACCGGGATTACAAAGATATTGGGATTGTTAAGTTCACAATAAAGAGCTTTGTTGTGAGAAACTGCCTGCCGAATGCCAAGTCAGATATGCTTCTATCCGCATGGAATCCTCCTCCAGAATGGGGAAA AAAAGTGATGGTCCGGGTAGATGCCAAACAGGGGGCTCCAAAAGAAGGAAGTTCTACCATTGAACTGTTGCAG GTGGATATTTACCCCTTAAAGATTCATCTTACTGAGTCAATGTACAGCATGATGTGGGCATATTTTTTTCCAGAAGAGGAACAAGACTCCCACAGGCGGCAG GAAGTATGGAAAGTTTCAACTACTGCTGGTGCCAAGCGTGCAAAGAAAGGCTCTTCCGTGCAGGAAGCACCAGTGTCAAGTAGCCATTTAACTAAAGATTCTCAGTCTTCCTCCTATGGCGATTTATCCCAG GCAACAAAGAATCCAAAAGCTAATGCTAGTGTTGTGACCCCTAAGCTTAGACGGACATCCTCCTTTGATAAAAACTGGGAAGAAAATGTTGCTGAATCTGTTGCTAATGAACTTGTACTGCAAATGCACTCATCAagtgtttcttcttcaaaaagTGGGTCCCTTGCAAATATTGAGCATCCAGATGAATCTAACAGAAACAAATCCAAggaatcaaaattaattaaatctggTCGTTCTAATGAGGAGAAAAAGGTGGGGAAGGCACATGACGAGAAAAAGTCTAGGCCCCGAAGAATGAGAGAGTTCCATAATATCAAGATTAGTCAA GTTGAGTTACAAATTACATATGAAGGATCGAGATTTGCTGTGGGTGATATGAGACTGCTGATGGATACATTCCATCGTGTTGAATTTACTGGGACCTGGCAGAGATTATTCTCACGAGTTAGGAAGCATATCATCTGGGGAGTTCTTAAATCAGTAACAGGAATGCAG GGCAAGAAGTTTAAAGCAAACAACCAAAAGGAAGCCAAGGAAGCCGGTCCTTCTGGTGTTCCCGATATTGATCTGAATCTCAGTGATAGTGATGGTGGCTCAGCTGAAAAATCTGACCCGTTATCCTGGCCTAAGCGTCCCGCTGATGGTGCAGGTGATGGATTTGTCACCTCAGTGAAAGGCCTTTTTAATACGCAGCGTAAAAAGGCTAAGGCATTCGTGCTTCGGACAATGAGGGGTGAAGAAGATGACTTGCACGCTGACTGGAGTGAAGGTGAGGCTGATTTCTCTCCCTTTGCCAGACAACTAACCATAACCAAGGCCAAAAAGCTGATTAGACGACATACAAAGAAGTTCCGTCCTATAGGAGGAAAAG GTTTATCTTCTCATAAAGGTTCACTTCCCTCATCGCCAAGCGCAAACGCCACATTTGAAAGTGATTCTTCAAGCGAAACATCACCTTACGAGCAGGAGTAG